In bacterium, the DNA window TCTTTTTTGTTCTTATCAGGATACAGATATAAGGGGAATAGATAGTTTATATCATAAGCACTAACAGTCTTGTGTCCGATTATATTTTCAGTTACTAAAGCACCCGGTTCTTCCTTAAATTGTCGTGGTGTAATAAGACCAATATTTTTTTTCAACATATGACGCATATATTCGGGTCTTCCCCAATCCACCATTTTTTCAGTGTAATAAATCGTTCTGATGTCAAAAGGGCGATAAAGAAATTTTTGATAATAGGAATCCCAGTCCAAATCTTCAGATAATTTTTTTCTTGCCGATGATATTTTCCAGCCTCTTGTATCTTTAAGATTATAAGCTTGCTCAATTATTTCATCTGAAAGAGCAAGGTTTCTAAATTGAAGTATTCTGTTTCTGATTTCGTTTTTATTAAAGCCAATTACAAACTTGTCTCGGGCCGTAACAATTCCGGTAACATTAACCGGAAATATTTCATCAATCCTTTCCCATTCTAAATATCGCTGTATATTCGAAGTATTTCTGGGAATAAAAAAATACCAGGGGGAAGTAGGTATAATTTCATGATAATTTTTTACATTAAACTCATTGTTATCCAGCCAATCATATTTTTCCTCTCTTAATCCATATTTATCCATATGAAAAACTCTTGGCTTTTTGGCTTTTTTATTTTTGATAAACAGAGCAATCATTACCCCCTGGCGTATATCAAATACATTTTCATCTTTTCCGCCTTCGGGTGTAATTTCTTTTTTCAGGTTGTTGCCATGCAGATCAAGAATATAAATTTCATCAAAAGTTTTCGTTAAACTCTGTCGCATGCCGCGAAACGTCGGGTTGTCCAAATAACTGTGATTGGTAATCATACCCACGATTCCATATCCAGATGTCTGGATTTTCCATTGGGCAAAACGCAGAAATTTGACGTAATCATCCTGAAGCCATAATTTTTTCTCGCCAAGCGGGTGCTCGTCTACTTTATAATAACTTTGCGTACCGTCAATATCTTCTTTTAACAATTGTTCTGTCCATTTATTGATATTGGCGGAAATACCACTGTAGGGCGGATTACCTAAAATTACTAGCACTGGTTGTTCTTTTTTTACTTTGCTCGCCAAATGGCTTTCTTCGCTTAAAGAACTTAATCCTGGAATGGCAATCTGTTCGATTTCTTCCATTTCTAGCGTATTGGTCAGGTAGAGTTTAAAGCGCTCGTTATCAGCCATTTTATAACCGAGTTCATCAAAAATAAATCCCATTTTTAAATGGCCGATAGCATAGGGTGCCATCATCAGTTCAAAAGCATAAAAGTTGGCAAGGATATGTTTGCTAATCCAGCGCTGCAAGCCACCTGCACCAAATTTTTCCTTGAATTCAGCGGCTGCTAAACGAATCGCTTCGGCAGGAAAGGTTAATGTCCCACCCGCTGGATCGAGCAATTTTATATCCTTATTGGCAAGACCATCTGCCAAACCAAAATGCGATTTTAAAAGGGAATGTATGGAACGGACGATATAACTGACCACGGCTTCCGGCGTATAATACACGCCACGACGTTCGCGGATTTCGGGATCATAATTAACCAGAAAAGTTTCATAAAAATGAATAATTGGGTCTCTGCCTTTTCCTGTCCGGCGATATTCATGCAAGATTTTATTAACATCAGTAACCTGTAATATTTCAGCAATATCTTCAACCATAATTTGTAATGCTTTGGGCGGTTCTTCCAGAGAGATAAAGCGAAAAACATCGCGCAAGATACCAATGGTATGGGGAATATAATCAAACGCCACTCGGCGATTAAATTCCTCTCCATCAATAGGTGACCTAGTTCGAGACGCAAAAAGGCCATAGGTAATGGTTTGGGCATAAAGATCGGCAAACTGTTTTTCAGTTAGTGTCCCAATCAAATATTTCTTGAAAGCCTCATAGAAACCAATGATTTGTTTATGTCCTTTACTATTGGTTTTGTCAATCTCCACAGCGATAACTTCATCTCGCAGAAAACGGGTGCGTTTGGCCAATTCAATGGCCAGCGAACGTGCCGTTTGAACTTTTGGCAGGGAGAAAGAAAAAAATGTTTCAAATAATTCTTTGAATTTCTCAACATTTTCTAGTGGGGGCGGAGTTTTTAATTTTTGAGCAATAATCGGGCGCCCGATCATCGCCTGTGCAATTCGTTGACCGTCGCGATAAAGCCGAAATTCATGAAAGTTGGTCAGAATAATGTTTGGGAAAGTGGAACAGTAACGTTTTAATTGTTCAGTGCCTTCGATATAATCTAGATTGGTAACGGAAGGATTTTTGGCTTCGATATATCCAGTGATATGGTTTTTCCCATCCCAAATGCGAAAGTCAGGATTACCTGCTTCTGTTTTTTTGGGCAGGATAGTAATATCAATATTTTTTATTTTTTGAATTTCTGTATACTTTTTAATTAAATCATTGAGATGTTTGTAATAGCTTTCTTCTCTGGCATCACCACGCTTGGTAGTATCTGTGAGGTGTTTTAGATATTGTTCCAATAATTTCTTCACTAAATAGTTTTCCTTTTGTAACAGAACTTAAACAATGGCAAAGATACATAAAACGGCTAAATCACTATTTTTATATCATACAGCAATTGGTATATGACTATCATTTTTTAAAAAAATTTTATTGCATTGATTTTAGCCCCATTTCTCGCTTTCTGTCAATTTATACTGAAATATATTTGCCCGAGGAAACTAAGCAAATCCCTTGTATTAATCTACGCCTTACATCTCAAACGAATCAATTAACCCCCTTATTGTAGGCTCAGGAAACCGCCAAACACCACCAACTC includes these proteins:
- a CDS encoding N-6 DNA methylase; translation: MKKLLEQYLKHLTDTTKRGDAREESYYKHLNDLIKKYTEIQKIKNIDITILPKKTEAGNPDFRIWDGKNHITGYIEAKNPSVTNLDYIEGTEQLKRYCSTFPNIILTNFHEFRLYRDGQRIAQAMIGRPIIAQKLKTPPPLENVEKFKELFETFFSFSLPKVQTARSLAIELAKRTRFLRDEVIAVEIDKTNSKGHKQIIGFYEAFKKYLIGTLTEKQFADLYAQTITYGLFASRTRSPIDGEEFNRRVAFDYIPHTIGILRDVFRFISLEEPPKALQIMVEDIAEILQVTDVNKILHEYRRTGKGRDPIIHFYETFLVNYDPEIRERRGVYYTPEAVVSYIVRSIHSLLKSHFGLADGLANKDIKLLDPAGGTLTFPAEAIRLAAAEFKEKFGAGGLQRWISKHILANFYAFELMMAPYAIGHLKMGFIFDELGYKMADNERFKLYLTNTLEMEEIEQIAIPGLSSLSEESHLASKVKKEQPVLVILGNPPYSGISANINKWTEQLLKEDIDGTQSYYKVDEHPLGEKKLWLQDDYVKFLRFAQWKIQTSGYGIVGMITNHSYLDNPTFRGMRQSLTKTFDEIYILDLHGNNLKKEITPEGGKDENVFDIRQGVMIALFIKNKKAKKPRVFHMDKYGLREEKYDWLDNNEFNVKNYHEIIPTSPWYFFIPRNTSNIQRYLEWERIDEIFPVNVTGIVTARDKFVIGFNKNEIRNRILQFRNLALSDEIIEQAYNLKDTRGWKISSARKKLSEDLDWDSYYQKFLYRPFDIRTIYYTEKMVDWGRPEYMRHMLKKNIGLITPRQFKEEPGALVTENIIGHKTVSAYDINYLFPLYLYPDKNKKDLFNQHQTEKEPNISQALFEKLKSVYKKKPTPEEILYYVYGVFYSNIYRETYAEFLKIDFPRVPFTVDYVLFKKMGKMGKELADLHLLKSPLLDLPVAKYQGSGSNDCIEKIIFNEKEQRIYINKDKYFEGVVPKVWHYHIGGYQVLQKYLKDRKGRSMDDAPYYCRIVTALSKTIKIQKMIDEIYPKMEKIKK